A genomic region of Solanum dulcamara chromosome 2, daSolDulc1.2, whole genome shotgun sequence contains the following coding sequences:
- the LOC129880887 gene encoding eukaryotic translation initiation factor 3 subunit F: MASIDQTVLQFSPSSASLSAKVHPLVIFNICDCFVRRPDQAERIIGTLLGSVLPDGTVDIRNSYAVPHSESQDQVALDIDYHHNMLSSHQKVNPKEVIVGWFSTGFGVSGGSALIQEFYSRETSNPIHLTVDAGFQNGEASIKGFVSVHLSLGDQPLAAQFQEIPLDLRMVEAERVGFDMLKTTTVNKLPNDLEGMEASMERLLALIDDVHKYVDDVVEGRLPQDNKTGRFIADTVATIPKLSPQAFDKLVNDGLQDQLVLLYLASLTRTQLSFAEKLNTAAQIL; the protein is encoded by the exons ATGGCGTCCATCGATCAAACAGTGTTGCAATTTTCGCCATCATCAGCGAGCTTATCGGCAAAAGTTCACCCTTTGGTCATTTTCAACATCTGCGATTGCTTTGTGAGGCGGCCTGACCAAGCTGAGCGTATCATAGGCACTCTTCTAGGATCTGTATTGCCTGATGGTACTGTTGACATTCGGAATTCTTATGCCGTTCCACACAGCGAGTCTCAAGATCAG GTTGCACTGGATATTGATTACCATCATAACATGTTATCGTCTCATCAGAAGGTGAATCCGAAGGAAGTGATTGTTGGATG GTTTTCTACTGGTTTTGGAGTCTCTGGTGGCAGTGCTTTGATCCAAGAGTTTTATTCTAGAGAAACTTCAAATCCTATACATTTGACTGTTGATGCTGGATTTCAAAATGGGGAAGCTTCAATAAAAGGCTTTGTCTCTGTGCATTTGTCTCTCGGAGATCAGCCACTTGCTGCTCAATTCCAGGAAATTCCATTGGACCTACGTATGGTTGAAGCTGAAAGGGTTGGAT TTGATATGCTCAAGACAACAACTGTGAACAAACTTCCCAATGATCTTGAAGGAATGGAAGCATCAATGGAACGATTACTTGCTCTTATTGATGATGTCCACAAATATGTTGATGATGTCGTG GAAGGACGTCTACCCCAGGATAACAAAACAGGAAGATTCATAGCTGATACCGTGGCTACAATTCCTAAACTCTCACCCCAAGCCTTTGATAAGCTTGTGAATGATGGTCTTCAG GACCAATTGGTTTTGCTGTATTTGGCAAGCCTCACGAGAACTCAACTCAGCTTTGCAGAAAAGTTGAATACCGCTGCTCAGATCCTGTGA
- the LOC129877818 gene encoding uncharacterized acetyltransferase At3g50280 yields MTSASVALVSKCTIFPSEKSFLSDLKLSVSDLPMLSVHYIQKGCLFTRPPFPIARLISLLKLSLSHTLTHFPPLAGRFVTDSDGYVYISCNDDGVDFVHASATHIFIRDVIGSIDVPHHVKEFFPLDHTVSYRGHFSPLLAVQVTELADGVFIGCAVNHSVTDGTSFWNFFNTFAELSRGVKRITRQPDFTRDSVLISNSVLKIPTDGPKVTFSSDAPLKERIFSFSRESIQRLKAKTNNQKLNFDGEINIVELMAKQRNDPLKIKTETEAIIPMAEISSFQSLCALLWRAVTRARKFPASKMTTFRMAVNCRHRLQPILNPLYFGNAIQSIPTYVSAGDVLSHDLHWCAEQLNKNVKAHDDVMVRKFVEDWEKDPRCFPLGNFDGAMLTMGSSPRFPMYENDFGWGRPVAVRSGRANKFDGKISAFPGREGGGSVDLEVILSPKTMDALESDAEFMQYVTGY; encoded by the coding sequence ATGACTTCTGCATCTGTAGCTTTGGTCTCCAAATGCACCATTTTCCCATCCGAAAAATCGTTTCTTTCTGATCTAAAACTCTCCGTTTCCGATCTTCCTATGCTCTCTGTTCACTACATTCAAAAAGGCTGCTTATTTACTCGTCCACCTTTTCCAATCGCCAGACTCATTTCCCTTCTAAAGCTCAGTCTTTCTCATACCCTCACTCACTTCCCTCCTCTCGCGGGGCGATTCGTGACTGACTCAGATGGCTACGTCTACATTTCTTGCAATGATGATGGTGTTGATTTTGTGCATGCTTCAGCTACTCACATTTTCATTCGCGATGTCATAGGCTCTATTGATGTTCCTCACCATGTTAAGGAGTTTTTCCCTTTAGACCACACGGTTAGCTATAGAGGGCACTTTAGCCCTCTACTCGCTGTTCAAGTGACGGAATTAGCTGACGGCGTATTCATTGGATGCGCCGTCAATCATTCCGTCACGGACGGGACGTCGTTTTGGAATTTCTTCAATACATTTGCTGAGTTGAGTAGAGGTGTGAAAAGGATTACAAGGCAGCCCGATTTTACCCGTGATTCAGTTTTGATTTCAAATTCTGTGCTGAAAATCCCGACCGATGGACCGAAAGTTACGTTCTCCAGTGATGCCCCTTTGAAGGAGAGGATTTTTAGTTTCAGCAGGGAATCAATTCAAAGACTCAAAGCGAAGACGAACAATCAGAAATTGAATTTCGACGGAGAAATTAACATTGTTGAATTGATGGCAAAACAGAGAAACGATCCCCTGAAAATCAAAACAGAAACGGAGGCGATAATTCCAATGGCTGAGATTTCATCATTTCAATCGCTTTGCGCATTGCTCTGGCGTGCTGTGACACGTGCTAGGAAATTTCCAGCTTCGAAAATGACGACATTCAGAATGGCTGTAAATTGCCGTCACCGTCTCCAGCCGATTCTAAATCCGTTATACTTCGGCAATGCAATTCAGAGCATTCCCACTTATGTATCAGCAGGGGACGTATTATCTCACGATCTACACTGGTGCGCGGAGCAATTGAATAAAAACGTGAAAGCACACGATGATGTTATGGTGAGGAAGTTCGTAGAGGATTGGGAAAAGGATCCACGGTGTTTTCCCCTGGGAAATTTCGACGGAGCTATGCTAACAATGGGGAGTTCGCCGAGATTTCCAATGTATGAGAATGATTTCGGGTGGGGCAGACCCGTTGCTGTTAGAAGCGGGAGGGCGAATAAATTTGACGGAAAGATATCAGCGTTTCCTGGGAGAGAAGGAGGAGGAAGCGTGGATTTGGAGGTGATTTTGTCACCGAAAACAATGGACGCCCTGGAGTCCGACGCTGAGTTCATGCAGTATGTTACTGGCTATTGA